Below is a genomic region from Candidatus Tanganyikabacteria bacterium.
GCCGTTGGCCTGGTACTGCGAGACCTCTGCCCGGAACGCCGCGATGTTGGCCTTGCTGGGCTGCAGGCCGTAGCGCTGCGCAAGGGCGGCCTCTTCGGGCGTCAGGACTTCGCCGGTGTTCTGCGTGCCCGAGAAAAGCCCCTTGATCCAGGACACCAGCTTCGAGAACATCTGCCCGAGAGCGGAGAACGCCTGCGAGAGGAAGTTCGAGAACGACTGCACGGGGGCGCCCTGCGCCGGGGCGGGCGCCGGGGCCGCATACGCGGGAGCGGCGACCGGCGGCGTCGGCGCCGCGTAGCCTCCCGCCGCCACGTAGTTCGGAACGTAAGCGGGTGCCGAAAGCGCCGAAACAGCCATCACCGAAACTCCCTACTGCGCGAATGCCCTATCCCGAACGGGTTGTCGGCCGTCAAGAAGCTGTGAGAGGTAAAGCGGTATGGAAGACTCGGTTAAGTTTCAGGGGAAGCCGATCGCGCCCAGGCGCGGGCCAGGCCGACCAGGTAGAGGGAGCCGCAGACCAGCACGATCCGTTCCCCGGCCGCCTTGGCGGCCTCCGCGAGGGCGGCGCGGGGTTCGGGAACGATTCGCAGGTCGTCGTGCTTGAGGCCTGCGGCCAGCTCCGCGGGGGCGAGGGCCCGGTCGGAGGGCGGCGCGGTGAGCACCATGGTCCGCGCCAGGGGCGCCAGCTGGCGGACCATCTGGCTGCCTGGCTTGCCCCGCAGGGCGCCGAAGACGACGACCGGTTCTTCGCCGGGGAAGTGCCGGCGTACCGATACCGCGAGTTCGGCGGCGCCGGCCGGGTTATGGGCGCCGTCGAACAGCCAGCGGCCGCCGCCTCCCTGCCAGGACTCCATGCGACCAGGCCAGGACACCGATTGCAGGCCCTCCTGGACCGCATCGTCCGGAACCGCCAGCCCTTCGGCGCGCAGCGATTCCACGGCGTCAAGCACGAGCGCGACGTTCTGGAGCTGGTAGCTCCCGAGGAGGCCGAGATCCCCCATGCGACCGCGGTACCCGTACCGCTGGCCCCCCGGCCCCGCCGCCACGAACGTGGCGCAGTCCACCCGCTTCAGGTGGGAGCGCAGAGCGCGGGCCGCTTCCTGTATCACGCGGAAGGGCCTGCCGGCGGCCTGGGTGAGCACCGGCCGGCCGGCCCTGATGATGCCGGATTTCGCCCGGGCGATCAGCTCCTCGTCGGCGCCGAGCACGTCGGTGTGATCGAGCGAGACGTTGGTGAGAATCGTCAGGAGCGGCTCGTCGAAGACGTTGGTCGCGTCATGGAGGCCGCCTACCCCGACCTCCACGATCGCGATGTCGGCTCGTTGGTCGCGGAACCAGTGGAGTGCCCCGGCGGTAAGGAGATCGAACTCCGAATAAGGCGCCGCGAGGGCGCCGCGTGCCTCGAGGTGGCGCGCGGCCGCGCGGATCTCTGCCATCAGCCCTTCGAAGGCCCGCTGCGCGATGTCAGCGCCGCCCACCCGGATTCGCTCGGTGAAGGATTCGAGGTGCGGCGACGTGTAGCGGCCCACGCGGTGCCCGGCCCGCTCCAGGATAGACGCGAGCATGGCGCACACCGAGCCCTTGCCGTTGGTGCCCCCGACGTGCACGACCCGCAAATCGCGCTGCGGATCGCCCAGAGAGGCCAGCAACGGCCGCATGCGCTCGGCGCCGGCACGTTCCGCCATGGTGCTATTCAACCACGGATCCAGACGAAGCCCCGATCGAGGGCGCGCGACGCGACCTCTTCCGGGCGAAACAAGGCCTGGACGGCGGCATTGTGGCCGCATGCGAGGAAGCGCACGGTCTTGAAGCCGCGGGGCGCCAGGGCGACCTTGAGGCGGTCGAGCATGTGCCGCGCCAGGCCCGTCCCGCGATACCGGAAAGCAACGGCGATCTCGAACAGGAAGGAGACCTCGGCGTCTTCGAGGGCAACCAGCGTGAGCCCGACAAGCCGATCGCCGTCGAATGCCATGAACGACACGTCCGGCGAGAACGTCCCATGCGAGCCCCCTGTCAGCCCGGCTAGGACGCGCGCGCAGGTCTCCTGCGTCGGCGCGTCCGGCCATGTCAGGTACAGTCCGTCGACGGTCGTCGCGTTGACGGCGGACAGCAGGTCCGCGGCGTCGGCCTGCCTGCCGGGTACCCAGGGCTCGACCGCCAAGGGAGCGTGCACCGGCGCCGGTTCGGCCGGCGCGAACCGCAGGTCGAAACGGTGCTCCCAGCGTTCGACCACCCGGAAGTCCGGCAGGTCGCCGGCGTCGGACAGGCTGATCGCGTGGACGGCGGGATCCGCCTGCAGGGTGCGGATTAGATCGGGGAGCATGCCGGGATCGGCGTACAGCACGACCCGGTGTGTCCGGGAGCCTTCCACGAAGGCCGCCGCATCCCCGGCCAGGTAGGCCAGGGGCGCTTCGCCCGCGCCGTGCCGCGCCCAGAAGGAGCCTTCCCAGGCCGCGAACTCCGCCGGAATGGCGTGGCGAGCGCGAAAGCGCGCGAGCGCGGCGTCCACCGCCAGGAAATCCAGCGGTCCCGCGGGGCGCACGCTGGTCAGTCGTCCAGGCCGAGACGGTCGGTCGGCAGCCCGGCGATCGGCCGGGTTGCCGCCTCGGGCATCTGCCGCTCGAACGGCAGGGTCGGCTTCTCGGTACGCGGAAAGAGCCTGGAGAGGATCTGCGAATCGGCGACCTGATCGGGCAGGCGGCGCAGGTAGTAAGCCTTGCCGTCCAGTTTCTTCCAGAGGTGCGACTCGAGGAGCTTGATCCCCTCGGCCGGCGGAGAGGTCGCGATGTGCCCCATGTACGTGAGGCACTTGGCGATCAGGCCACTGGCCTCCCGCAGTTGATCGGCGATCAGGGCGGCGCGACGCTTCAACTCGTCGTCCCCCGCAAACGCCTTCTGGAGGAATGCGGCGTCCTTCTCCTCGTTTTCGTCGAGGAGCGTGGCCGTCCCGGGCGCCTCCGGCGCGGCGTCCGCCGCCGGAACGACCTGCTCGGCCTCCTGCGCCGCCTCCGGCGAGGCCGGGGCATCGCTGCTCTCGGGGGCCGGTGCGTCATCCGAGGCGCCTTCGCCCGCGCCGGCGTCCGCATCCGCGGGCGCGCCCTCCTCGGTGGGTTCCTCTTCCACGATCACCGTTGTCGGCGGCAGATCTTCCGGCGGGGGCAATCCTTCCACTAGCCCGATGGCGGACGGGCCGAACTGCTTGGTGCGAGGTCCAGCGTCAGGCCGGATGGTGCGCGAAGCTACCGGCCGTTCGAGCAAAGCCGTGGCGCCGCCCGCGGGCTCCTCGGCCGTCGCCGGTTCGGTCGGGACGCCGAGCGCTGCCGAGACGATCCGGTGGCTGCGGGCGTTCTCGATCATCATGAGCTGGGTCGCGGCCAGATCGCATTCGGCGTTGGCGCGCTGGTACTCGTAAGTGCTGAAAGGGTCGCCGATCTCGAACGGGCCGGTGATCTCGGTCGCGATGGCCGCGAGGTCCTGCCGCATGTCCTGCATCTGGATCGCCAGGAGCTTGCGGCCCGAGCGGTAGAAGGCCTGCCCCAGCTTCAGCGTGCGGACCGCCGCCCGCAACTCCGGGGCGTCGACAGCCGGATCGACCTTGGCTAGCGTCTCGTCGATCTGGCGCGCCTGGGCGGTGAACCATGCAAGCTGCGCTTCGTGGCGCGCCACGCCTCGCTGCAGGCGCTTGATCGCCTCGCGTTGCTGGCCCTTGACGTGGGCCTGCACCTTGCCGAGTTCGGCCTTGAGTTCCTCGAGGAGCGCCTCTTGCTGCGCCTCGCTGAGGCTGCCCAGGTACTCGGGGGTGAGCCGGCTGAGATCGATGGGGGGCATAAGCCCCCCATTTATACCCGATCGAGACTAAATCGCGAAGGCGATCAGGCGAACAGGCTCGCCACGCCCTTGGCGCCGCCCACGAGGTCGCCGCCCGCGAACTTGTTCACGGTGTCCGCAGCCGTCGTGATGGTCTTGAAAGTGTCCTTCGCCTTGTCGCCCTTGTCTTCGGCAGCCTTCTGCGCATTGTCGTTCTCGCTGAAGAGGTTCTTGAACACGTCGGAGACCTGGCCGAACGAGGACAGGGCGCTGGAAATCTGGCCGACGGCCGGGACGAACTTCCCGACGACGTCCATGATCGGCTTGATCGCACCGATGATATTGCCGATCGCTCCGATAGCACCACCCATTGTCTTACCCTCCTCGATCCTCTGGACCTGCGCCCACCGCGCTACCATTTCCTCTTACAAGGGACTTATGCCTGCGTCCCGCGGCAAGACTGTTTGATTTCACATCGGTTTAACGAGGCAGGTAGGAGATTTAACGCCATGGCCCGTCCGAGGACCTGCGACGCCGAGCGGATCCGCGAGGCCGCCGCCGCATTGCTCGCCGCGGCCGGACCCGCCGGCCTCACCGTCGCGGCCGTCGCGAAGGCGGCCGGGGTCTCGCCCGGAACGGTCTACAACTACTTCCGGAACAAGGCGCACCTGCTGGCATGCGCGGGGGACCTGCCGGGGGCACGCACCGCATGGATCCCGCCCGCGCCTGAAGAAGCGCCGGCCGCCTGGCTGGAGCGGCTGGCGAGCGCCGCGCTCGGCAGGTTCCGGCTCCTCGGAGACGCCGCGGCCCTCGGGGCGGAATGCGCCGAATTGACCGATTTGCTCGCCGGGCACCTGGGAGAGGAGCGGGCCCGCGCCTGCTACCTGGCCCTGGCCGGTGCGGTTCTGCTCGGCGAGCCGGCCGCGAGGGATCCCCAGCTCGCCCGCGCGATCGCCCGCTTGCTTACCGGCTAGAATGGTGCGCTTCGCGCCGAAAGGAGGAACCATGGGCCAACAAGCCGCATTCGCCCTGTCGATCGCCGTCCTGGCCTTTGCGCCGGTTCCGGCCTTCGCCGCCGAAGGAGCGGAGGGGGAGCGACCTTCCGTCGAGGTTCGCAAGGAGGTGCGCAAGGAAGTGCGCCGCAAGTTCCGCGGGATGCACGCCAGGCACCGGGGCGAGGCGTGGGCCGGGCCCGAGGTCGCTTACTTCACCGGCATGCAACTCGGCGCGGCCGGCCTGGCGACAGGCGGCCCGACCGGCGTGTTGATCGGCCGGACGCGCCAACGGGCCAAGAACGACTTCGTCAGCCTCGGCAGCGGGTCGGGACTGGCCCTCCAGCTCTCTCCGGCGTCCGCCGGCACCGGGCGGTGGGTGACGCCCTACTGGGGGGTCCTGCCCCGCCTCGGCTTCGGCCTCGGCCCCCTGCGGGTCGACCTGGGGGTCCTGGCCGGGGGCGGCGCGATGGTGCGCACCGCGACCGCCGGCCAGGTCCCCGATCTGCTGCAGATGCGGCTGACCTGGCTGGCCGAGCCGCGCATCGAGATCGGCTACCGGGGAGAACGTTTCGGCGCGGGCCTTACCGCCTCGTACCTCCTCACCCCCAACATGGCGGATCTGGGAGGCTTCGCGGTGGGCGCG
It encodes:
- a CDS encoding bifunctional folylpolyglutamate synthase/dihydrofolate synthase; translated protein: MAERAGAERMRPLLASLGDPQRDLRVVHVGGTNGKGSVCAMLASILERAGHRVGRYTSPHLESFTERIRVGGADIAQRAFEGLMAEIRAAARHLEARGALAAPYSEFDLLTAGALHWFRDQRADIAIVEVGVGGLHDATNVFDEPLLTILTNVSLDHTDVLGADEELIARAKSGIIRAGRPVLTQAAGRPFRVIQEAARALRSHLKRVDCATFVAAGPGGQRYGYRGRMGDLGLLGSYQLQNVALVLDAVESLRAEGLAVPDDAVQEGLQSVSWPGRMESWQGGGGRWLFDGAHNPAGAAELAVSVRRHFPGEEPVVVFGALRGKPGSQMVRQLAPLARTMVLTAPPSDRALAPAELAAGLKHDDLRIVPEPRAALAEAAKAAGERIVLVCGSLYLVGLARAWARSASPET
- a CDS encoding GNAT family N-acetyltransferase, with translation MRPAGPLDFLAVDAALARFRARHAIPAEFAAWEGSFWARHGAGEAPLAYLAGDAAAFVEGSRTHRVVLYADPGMLPDLIRTLQADPAVHAISLSDAGDLPDFRVVERWEHRFDLRFAPAEPAPVHAPLAVEPWVPGRQADAADLLSAVNATTVDGLYLTWPDAPTQETCARVLAGLTGGSHGTFSPDVSFMAFDGDRLVGLTLVALEDAEVSFLFEIAVAFRYRGTGLARHMLDRLKVALAPRGFKTVRFLACGHNAAVQALFRPEEVASRALDRGFVWIRG
- a CDS encoding TetR family transcriptional regulator, with translation MARPRTCDAERIREAAAALLAAAGPAGLTVAAVAKAAGVSPGTVYNYFRNKAHLLACAGDLPGARTAWIPPAPEEAPAAWLERLASAALGRFRLLGDAAALGAECAELTDLLAGHLGEERARACYLALAGAVLLGEPAARDPQLARAIARLLTG